From Ancylobacter pratisalsi, one genomic window encodes:
- the rplF gene encoding 50S ribosomal protein L6, which produces MSKIGKAPVEIPAGVTASVDGQTVKVKGPKGALEVNVVEEIGVKLENGAILFALRGETNRHKSMWGLSRTLVANLVEGVTKGFEKKLEISGVGYRAAVQGKNLSLALGYSHDVNYPIPEGIQIVTPKPTEIVITGIDRQKVGQVAAEIRDFRGPEPYKGKGVKYAGEFIFRKEGKKK; this is translated from the coding sequence ATGTCCAAGATCGGCAAAGCCCCCGTAGAGATCCCCGCCGGCGTTACCGCGTCGGTCGATGGTCAGACGGTCAAGGTGAAGGGCCCCAAGGGTGCCCTGGAAGTGAACGTGGTCGAAGAGATCGGCGTGAAGCTCGAGAACGGGGCCATCCTGTTCGCGCTGCGCGGCGAGACCAACCGCCACAAGTCCATGTGGGGTCTTTCCCGCACGCTCGTGGCCAATCTGGTCGAGGGTGTGACGAAGGGCTTCGAGAAGAAGCTTGAGATCAGCGGCGTCGGTTATCGCGCCGCGGTTCAGGGTAAGAACCTGAGCCTGGCTCTCGGTTACAGCCACGACGTGAACTATCCGATCCCCGAGGGGATTCAGATCGTCACGCCGAAGCCGACCGAGATCGTGATCACCGGCATTGATCGCCAGAAGGTTGGCCAGGTTGCTGCGGAAATCCGCGACTTCCGTGGTCCCGAGCCCTACAAGGGCAAGGGCGTCAAATACGCTGGCGAGTTCATCTTCCGCAAGGAAGGCAAGAAGAAGTAA
- the rpsN gene encoding 30S ribosomal protein S14 — MAKKSAVEKNEHRRELVKSYAGKRARLKALVNDKELPIEERFAAVLKLAELPRNSAKVRIRNRCEITGRPRAYYRKLKMSRIALRELGSQGQIPGLVKSSW, encoded by the coding sequence ATGGCGAAAAAAAGCGCCGTCGAGAAGAACGAGCACCGTCGCGAGCTGGTCAAGAGCTACGCGGGCAAGCGGGCTCGCCTCAAGGCCCTGGTGAACGACAAGGAACTGCCGATCGAGGAGCGCTTCGCGGCGGTCCTGAAGTTGGCGGAACTCCCGCGGAACTCGGCGAAGGTGCGCATCCGCAACCGGTGCGAGATCACCGGCCGTCCGCGCGCGTACTATCGCAAGCTTAAGATGAGCCGCATCGCGCTCCGCGAACTTGGTTCGCAGGGGCAGATCCCCGGCCTCGTTAAGTCGAGCTGGTGA
- the rpsH gene encoding 30S ribosomal protein S8 — protein sequence MSTSDPIGDLITRIRNAQMRRKEKISTPGSRLRASVLEVLTAEGFIRGYSASEPVNGRSEFEIELKYYDGEPVIREISRVSKPGRRVYSSVKTLPRVANGLGVAVVSTPQGVMADHEARDKNVGGEVLFTVF from the coding sequence ATGTCCACGTCTGATCCAATCGGCGATCTGATCACCCGCATCCGCAATGCGCAGATGCGGCGTAAGGAAAAGATCTCCACGCCCGGCTCGCGTCTGCGCGCCAGCGTTCTCGAAGTTCTGACGGCCGAGGGTTTCATCCGCGGTTATTCGGCTTCGGAGCCTGTCAATGGGCGTAGCGAGTTCGAGATCGAACTGAAGTACTATGATGGCGAGCCGGTGATCCGTGAGATCTCCCGGGTTTCCAAGCCCGGCCGGCGGGTCTATTCGTCGGTCAAAACCCTTCCGCGCGTCGCCAACGGTCTCGGCGTCGCTGTCGTCTCCACGCCCCAGGGCGTGATGGCGGACCACGAAGCCCGCGACAAGAACGTGGGCGGCGAGGTCCTCTTCACGGTCTTCTGA